The proteins below are encoded in one region of Chroicocephalus ridibundus chromosome 9, bChrRid1.1, whole genome shotgun sequence:
- the UNC45A gene encoding protein unc-45 homolog A: protein MEEAVTAGQLRERGNALFQAGDHAAALAAYTRALSLCDAGPERAVLHRNRAACYLKLEDYAKAEADASKAIEADGRDMKALFRRSQALQKLGRLDQAVSDLQRCVSLEPKNKAFQEALRALGSSMHEKMKTMSCTDSKVEQMFQILLDPEEKDADKKQKAAQNLIVLAREEAGAEKIFQSDGVRLLTQLLDTAKADLMLAALRTLVGLCSGHRSRTMAILAELGAPRLSAVLGVEHEQVSLAACNLLHVMFDSLKEGLQKDFRGKEDAVVLDSSKDLKLLIKHLLELLALEGASAHGRDNALNLLIKVVPRKSPKETNNSMSLWVIDQGLKKILEVGSTVCGTPGSLPVTENSRMSASVLLSKLYDDLKCDAERENFHHLCEDYVRSWFEGHELAGKLRAIQTVSCLLQGPSDAGNRVLELEGIMDSVLSLCASVSEAHQLVAVEALIHAADKAKRASFITANGVSLLKEIYKHSERDSIRIRALVGLCKLGSAGGTDFSMKQFAEGSTMKLAKQCRKWLCNETIDAGTWRWAVEGLAYLTFDADVKEEFVEDKAAMQAMFHLAKSEDRSVLYAVASTLVNCTNSYDHEEPDPQMLELAKYAKQHIPEQHPKDKPDFVKRRVRKLLAAGVVSALACMVKSENPALTNSCRELISRVFLALVEEAEDRGGVVAQGGGKALIPLSLEGTEVGQTKAAQALAKITITSNPEMAFPGERIYEVVRPLVSLLHLQRSGLENFEGLMALTNLAGISERLRQKILKEKAVPMIEGYMFEEHELIRLAATECMCNMAMSKEVQELFLAEGSDRLKLMVLYSGEEDEKLRRAASGTLAMLTALHPPICKRIPQVTVHWLEILQALLLSPSVELQHRGAVVVMNMMAAEREVAEQLMASEMLEILSVLAKDKDKPRVAQAAKDSLAQALAYGLIKPNPGQE from the exons ATGGAGGAGGCG GTGACGGCGGGGCAGCTGCGGGAGCGGGGCAACGCGCTCTTCCAGGCGGGGGACCACGCCGCGGCCCTCGCCGCCTACACGCGGGCGCTGAGCCTCTGCGACGCCGGGCCGGAGCGAGCCGTGCTGCACCGCAACCGGGCCGCCTGCTACCTGAAGCTG GAGGACTATGCCAAGGCGGAGGCTGATGCATCTAAAG CCATTGAAGCCGATGGCCGGGACATGAAGGCGCTGTTCCGCCGGAGCCAGGCGCTGCAGAAGCTGGGCCGCCTGGACCAGGCTGTCAGTGACCTGCAGCGGTGCGTGAGCCTGGAGCCCAAGAACAAGGCTTTCCAGGAGGCCCTGcgtgccctggggagcagcatgcACGAGAAG ATGAAGACCATGTCCTGCACGGACTCAAAGGTGGAACAGATGTTCCAGATCTTGCTGGATCCTGAAGAAAAGGACGCGGACAAGAAGCAAAAG GCTGCACAGAACCTGATTGTGCTGGCACgagaggaggctggagcagagaaAATCTTCCAAAGCGACGGTGTGCGGCTGCTGACGCAGCTGCTCGACACGGCCAAGGCTGACCTGATGCTGGCGGCCCTGCGCACCCTGGTGGGGCTGTGCTCCGGGCACCGCTCCCGG ACCATGGCcatcctggcagagctgggggcccCTCGTCTCTCGGCGGTGCTGGGTGTGGAGCATGAGCAGGTTTCCCTGGCTGCCTGCAATCTTCTGCACGTGATGTTTGATTCCCTTAAGGAGGGGCTGCAGAAGGATTTCCGTGGCAAGGAGGATGCGGTGGTGCTGG ATTCCTCCAAGGACCTGAAACTGCTGATCAAGCACCTGCTGGAGCTGTTAGCTCTGGAAGGGGCCTCTGCGCACGGCCGTGACAACGCCCTCAACCTGCTCATCAAGGTGGTGCCCAGGAAGTCGCCGAAGGAGACCAACAACAGCATGAGCCTCTGGGTGATTGACCAGG GCCTGAAGAAGATCCTGGAGGTGGGGAGCACAGTGTGCGGCACCCCGGGCAGCCTGCCTGTGACAGAGAACAGCCGGATGAGCGCCTCCGTTCTGCTGAGCAAGCTTTATGATGACCTGAAATGTGATGCTGAGAGGGAGAACTTCCACCACTTGTGCGAGGACTACGTTAG gagctggTTCGAAGGGCATGAGCTGGCTGGGAAGCTGCGGGCCATCCAGACGGTGTCGTGCCTGCTGCAGGGCCCCTCCGATGCTGGGAACAGAGTACTGGAGCTGGAGGGAATCATGGACAGCGTGCTGTCCCTCTGCGCCTCCGTCTCTGAGGCCCACCAGCTGGTAGCAGTGGAGGCGCTGATCCACGCTGCCGACAAGGCCAAACGTGCCTCCTTTATCACTGCCAACGGCGTCAGCCTGCTCAAGGAGATCTACAAGCACAGCGAGAGGGACAGCATCCGCATCCGGGCGCTGGTG GGTCTCTGCAAGCTGGGATCCGCCGGAGGCACGGACTTCAGCATGAAGCAGTTTGCCGAGGGCTCCACGATGAAACTGGCCAAGCAGTGCCGCAA GTGGCTCTGCAATGAGACGATCGATGCGGGCACGTGGCGCTGGGCGGTGGAGGGCCTGGCCTACCTCACCTTCGACGCGGATGTCAAGGAGGAGTTCGTGGAGGACAAGGCAGCGATGCAGGCCATGTTCCACCTGGCCAAG TCGGAGGACAGGAGCGTGCTCTACGCCGTCGCCTCCACGCTAGTGAACTGCACCAACAGCTATGACCACGAGGAGCCGGACCCCCAGATGCTGGAGCTGGCCAAGTACGCCAAGCAGCACATTCCGGAGCAGCACCCCAAG GACAAGCCGGACTTCGTGAAGCGCCGGGTGCGGAAGCTGCTGGCGGCTGGTGTGGTGTCTGCTCTGGCCTGCATGGTGAAGAGCGAGAACCCGGCGCTCACCAACTCCTGCCGGGAGCTGATCTCCAG AGTGTTCCTGGCGCTGGTGGAGGAGGCGGAGGACCGGGGCGGTGTGGTCGCACAAGGAGGAGGCAAG GCTCTCATCCCGCTGTCCCTGGAGGGCACCGAGGTGGGGCAGACCAAGGCAGCTCAGGCCCTGGCCAAGATCACCATCACCTCCAACCCGGAGATGGCGTTCCCTGGAGAGCGG ATCTACGAGGTGGTCCGACCCCTGGTAAGCCTTCTGCACCTTCAGCGCTCAGGCCTGGAGAACTTCGAGGGGCTGATGGCGTTAACCAACCTGGCTGGCATCAGCGAGAGGCTGCG GCAGAAGATCCTGAAGGAGAAGGCTGTGCCCATGATCGAGGGGTACATGTTTGAGGAGCACGAGCTGATCCGGCTGGCTGCCACGGAGTGCATGTGCAACATGGCCATGAGCAAGGAG gtgCAGGAGCTGTTCCTGGCCGAGGGCAGTGACCGGCTGAAGCTGATGGTCCTGTACAGcggggaggaggatgagaagcTGCGGCGGGCAGCCTCGGGGACCCTGGCCATGCTGactgccctgcacccccccatCTGCAAGCGCATCCCCCAGGTG ACGGTGCACTGGCTGGAGATCCTGCAGgccctgctgctgagccccagcgTGGAGCTGCAGCACCGCGGGGCCGTGGTGGTGATGAACATGATGGCGGCCGAGCGGGAGGTGGCTGAGCAGCTCATGGCTAGCGAGATGCTGGAGATCCTCTCGGTGCTGGCCAAGGACAAGGACAAGCCGCGCGTGGCCCAGGCGGCCAAGGATAGCCTGGCGCAGGCGCTGGCTTACGGCCTCATCAAGCCTAACCCCGGCCAGGAGTGA
- the LOC134520286 gene encoding uncharacterized protein LOC134520286, translated as MASTGGHGTHGARATSRQCRVGAVLSRCCPSGWTPAATRAHPQGRSGGSCAMAARPHGAGALPHPCWGWGRLRSAVSLQGPPLWSCQPVPTGTALAAATPTPLGAAPRLPCSWALWPLAAGAEPRLLAAVSVQNLHLCEGYVGPDGRYHPGFYCPRLTDPAGHRYCCQASPLALKSCCSQLALEAITGVNLSSLAPPGLLRNPLALPFVGLYGLLILLLMAVDLFHFYRTRRCRLGRLLPRAR; from the exons ATGGCGAGCACCGGAGGTCACGGCACACATGGGGccagggccaccagcaggcaGTGCCGGGTGGGGGCTGTGCTCAGCCGGTGCTGCCCATCGGGCTGGACCCCAGCAGCAACCCGAGCCCACCCCCAGGGACGATCCGGGGGCTCCTGTGCCATGGCGGCAAGGCCCCATGGGGCCGGGGCGCTCCCAcatccctgctggggctggggaaggctccGCTCCGCGGTGTCCCTGCAAGGGCCACCTCTCTGGAGCTGTCAGCCTGTTCCCACTGGCACCGCGCTGGCTGCCGCCACCCCGACTCCCCTCGGCGcagccccgcgcctgccctgtTCATGGGCTTTGTGGCCCCTGGCggcgggggctgagccccggctcCTGGCCGCAGTCTCGGTGCAGAACCTGCACCTCTGCGAGGGCTACGTGGGCCCCGACGGCCGCTACCACCCCGGCTTCTACTGCCCGCGGCTGACCGACCCTGCCGGCCACCGCTACTGCTGCCAGGCCAGCCCGCTCGCCCTCAagtcctgctgctcccagctggcCCTGGAGGCCATCACCGGGGTgaacctctccagcctggccccccccggcctcctccg GAACCCGCTGGCCCTGCCCTTCGTGGGGCTCTACggcctcctcatcctcctcctcatggcCGTCGACCTCTTCCACTTCTACCGGACCCGGCGCTGTCGCCTCGGCCGCCtcctgccccgcgcccgc
- the RCCD1 gene encoding RCC1 domain-containing protein 1 isoform X3, which yields MAAPRRAWLVFGFSTEEAAGEPGPGPGPRRLESGPEGIRRLWPAWSYLVVETGAGLELRSAGLRRRLRGWAEALPSETHLVLRGPAGARAWRRAAALRGELRGEPAWSRALPPEPRRPPPLPLLPGGGFATPRPPFFAPLPAGVRARRLALGHEHALALGDAGQVHAWGGGRHGQLGHGTLESELQPRLVEALAGVPMQAVAAGGWHSASVSEAGDLYVWGWNESGQLALPSKALAEERAQDGDAGAGVPGVAGSAAGPGGHRGQLRVPAHGRRHTRRGALHLGLG from the exons atggcggctccgcgccgcgccTGGCTCGTCTTCGGCTTCAGcacggaggaggcggcgggggagccgggcccgggcccggggccgcggcggctgGAGTCGGGCCCCGAGGGGATCCGCCGCCTGTGGCCCGCCTGGAGCTACCTGGTGGTGGAGACCG GCGCGGGGCTGGAGCTGCGGagcgcggggctgcggcggcggctgcggggctgggccgAGGCGCTGCCCTCCGAGACGCACCTGGTgctgcggggcccggcgggggcgcgcgcctggcggcgggcggcggcgctgcggggcgAGCTGCGGGGGGAGCCCGCCTGGAGCCGGGCCCTGCCGCCGGaaccccgccgccccccgccgctgccgctgctgcccggcGGCGGCTTCGCCACCCCGCGGCCGCCCTTCTTCGCCCCGCTGCCCGCGGGGGTGCGCGCCCGCCGGCTCGCCCTGGGCCACGAACACGCCCTGGCGCTGGGCGACGCCGGGCAGGTCCACGCGTGGGGCGGCGGCAG GCACGGGCAGCTCGGCCACGGGACGCTGGAGTCGGAGCTGCAGCCGCGGCTGGTGGAGGCGTTGGCGGGCGTGCCGATGCAGGCAGTGGCGGCCGGCGGGTGGCATTCGGCCAGCGTCAGCG AGGCCGGAGACCTCTATGTGTGGGGCTGGAATGAGTCGGGGCAGCTGGCTCTGCCCTCCAAGGCGCTGGCAGAAGAGCGGGCGCAGGACGGGGACGCGGGTGCAG GCGTTCCCGGCGTTGCTGGATCTGCCGCAGGACCTGGAGGTCACCGAGGTCAGCTGCGGGTCCCGGCACACGGCCGTCGTCACAC GAGGCGGGGAGCTCTACACCTGGGGCTGGG